One stretch of Brevibacillus laterosporus DNA includes these proteins:
- a CDS encoding ABC transporter permease subunit — MLKNVKRRLLSHKLMIISSIIIFFLIILALFAPFWSPNDPYLVDITHKLLGPSFEFPLGTDHLGRCIWSRLIYGTRTSLGTAFLVMGLTMIISIPIGIYAGFRGGWVDYLFMRICDILMAFPSLLLSLALIGILGPGLGNLILAMVLVQWVFYARVIRGMVLSVKGQHFVLAAKVCGTPKLVIVIKHILPTIISQVVVLAFMDIGGIVLAISGLSFLGLGIQPPGAEWGMMINDSKPFFRNNPSLMLYPGMMILIFVISFNLFGEALRDALDLRRE, encoded by the coding sequence GTGTTGAAAAATGTGAAGCGAAGGCTGTTGTCACATAAGCTTATGATCATTAGCAGCATAATTATTTTCTTCCTGATAATATTAGCTCTTTTTGCCCCCTTTTGGTCTCCTAATGATCCGTATCTGGTTGATATCACTCATAAACTGCTAGGTCCTTCCTTCGAGTTTCCGTTGGGGACTGATCATTTAGGGAGATGTATATGGTCTCGATTAATCTATGGGACACGGACCTCGTTGGGAACAGCTTTCCTTGTCATGGGATTGACCATGATTATTAGTATCCCGATCGGTATTTATGCAGGCTTTAGAGGTGGTTGGGTTGACTATCTCTTCATGCGAATTTGTGATATTCTCATGGCATTTCCAAGCTTGCTTTTGTCCTTAGCTTTGATCGGAATCTTGGGGCCTGGTCTTGGAAATCTGATTTTGGCGATGGTACTAGTCCAATGGGTTTTTTATGCTCGCGTCATACGAGGAATGGTTCTTAGTGTAAAGGGGCAACACTTTGTCTTAGCAGCCAAAGTATGCGGGACACCAAAGCTAGTCATTGTCATAAAACATATTTTACCTACCATTATATCTCAGGTTGTCGTATTAGCCTTTATGGACATCGGAGGAATTGTTTTAGCCATTTCTGGTCTCTCATTTCTAGGTCTTGGCATACAGCCGCCAGGGGCAGAGTGGGGAATGATGATCAATGACAGTAAACCGTTTTTTAGAAATAACCCTTCATTGATGCTGTACCCAGGTATGATGATCTTAATCTTCGTGATCTCTTTCAACTTGTTCGGAGAAGCCTTGAGGGATGCTTTAGACCTAAGAAGAGAGTAG
- a CDS encoding ABC transporter permease subunit: MGWFIVKRLTSLLPILFGISLITFILLHLTPGDPAVAYLRASHIPPTDEAVAFLRAELGLDKPLYIQYVNWLGKVVQLDLGISYVSKKSIWDEIMLHFFPTVQLAFASCILIIVSSLPIGMISAFYKGKLVDQFSRIIAFVSVSMPAFWFGFLLIYFLSVKLDLFPVLGRGTFVHLVLPSLTLAFPYIGTYMRLLRTSTLENLNEPFVVYARARGLRERLIVSRHVLKKSLLPVLTGLGMSLGNMLSGAVIVETVFAWPGMGSLFVTSILHRDYPMIQGCLLFMGVIFVVCNLLVDIAYAFLDPRIQWEGGQ; this comes from the coding sequence ATGGGTTGGTTTATTGTTAAACGTCTCACAAGTTTACTGCCAATATTATTTGGAATTTCTCTTATCACTTTTATTCTGCTCCACCTAACTCCTGGGGATCCGGCCGTAGCTTACTTAAGGGCGTCACATATTCCTCCAACAGATGAGGCAGTGGCTTTTCTTCGCGCAGAGCTGGGACTGGACAAACCCCTTTATATCCAGTATGTAAATTGGTTGGGAAAAGTGGTGCAATTGGATTTAGGGATATCTTATGTGTCGAAGAAATCTATATGGGACGAAATCATGCTACATTTCTTCCCAACAGTTCAACTAGCATTTGCTTCATGCATCCTTATTATTGTTAGTAGTTTACCTATAGGAATGATTTCTGCTTTTTACAAGGGAAAATTGGTTGATCAGTTTAGCAGAATAATTGCCTTTGTTAGTGTTTCGATGCCTGCTTTTTGGTTCGGATTTCTATTAATTTATTTTTTATCGGTAAAGTTAGATTTATTTCCCGTATTGGGAAGAGGAACTTTTGTCCATCTAGTGCTTCCCTCCTTGACATTGGCTTTTCCTTATATAGGTACATATATGCGATTGCTTCGCACTAGTACGCTAGAAAATTTGAATGAACCATTTGTAGTGTATGCTAGAGCGAGAGGGCTGCGCGAAAGACTAATCGTTAGTAGGCATGTCTTAAAAAAGTCCTTATTACCCGTGTTAACTGGACTTGGTATGAGTCTTGGAAACATGTTAAGCGGAGCCGTGATTGTTGAAACCGTCTTTGCTTGGCCGGGTATGGGATCCTTATTTGTTACTTCTATTTTACATCGAGATTATCCGATGATTCAGGGTTGTTTATTGTTTATGGGTGTGATCTTTGTAGTATGCAATCTCCTCGTGGATATTGCATATGCTTTCCTCGACCCCCGTATACAATGGGAAGGAGGGCAATAA
- a CDS encoding DoxX family membrane protein, translated as MNFFHSSKHHIFPFLVVLMRISFGGGWLLAGITKITDKGWFRQPSVFLQDYLETAVTKPNVPEFYKDFIKHLCLPYVDLYNYVIPCVQIVIGILLIVGLFTLPSIFICLFMHINFILSGNMNLLSLVLYTSAFGLLLCGSHTYSLSLDGLFKRVPSFAQKPKSPSDNLTLNNRSFVN; from the coding sequence ATGAATTTTTTCCATTCTTCCAAGCATCACATTTTTCCTTTTCTTGTTGTACTTATGCGAATTTCCTTCGGTGGAGGGTGGCTGTTGGCCGGGATTACCAAAATTACTGACAAAGGATGGTTTCGGCAACCTAGTGTTTTTCTACAAGATTACTTAGAAACGGCCGTAACGAAGCCGAATGTACCGGAGTTCTACAAGGACTTTATTAAGCACTTATGTCTTCCTTATGTTGATTTGTATAATTATGTCATTCCTTGCGTCCAGATTGTGATTGGGATTCTGTTGATCGTAGGTTTGTTTACGTTGCCGAGCATTTTCATTTGTTTATTTATGCATATCAACTTCATTCTGTCAGGCAATATGAATCTACTCAGTCTCGTTCTTTATACAAGCGCCTTTGGATTATTGCTCTGCGGATCGCATACATATTCGCTTAGTCTAGACGGATTGTTTAAACGAGTGCCTTCATTTGCACAGAAGCCGAAATCTCCTTCTGATAATCTTACTCTGAATAACAGATCCTTCGTGAACTGA
- the rpmG gene encoding 50S ribosomal protein L33 has translation MRVTITLQCTESGDRTYITTKNKRNNPERLELMKYSPRLKKYTLHRETK, from the coding sequence ATGAGAGTTACTATTACATTGCAATGCACGGAATCTGGCGACCGTACCTACATTACGACAAAAAATAAAAGAAACAACCCCGAACGTCTAGAGCTAATGAAATATTCTCCACGTCTAAAGAAATACACCCTTCATCGTGAAACAAAATAG
- the ybaK gene encoding Cys-tRNA(Pro) deacylase has protein sequence MSSKTNACRLLDKHKVPYTVHEYEWDEENLNAKHVAEQIDLQIEQVFKTLVLRGDKTGVIMACIPAHKELHLKLLAAASKNKKVEMVPMKEILELTGYIRGGCSPLGTKKNYPLYIDESALTFSLISISAGKRGLQIFMNGAELINVSNAIPVCLTM, from the coding sequence ATGAGCAGTAAAACAAATGCTTGTCGTTTGCTTGATAAACATAAAGTTCCCTATACTGTGCATGAGTATGAGTGGGATGAGGAGAACTTAAACGCTAAACATGTTGCTGAGCAGATTGATCTACAAATAGAACAGGTGTTTAAAACGCTGGTTCTCCGTGGTGATAAGACGGGAGTTATTATGGCTTGTATCCCTGCCCATAAGGAGCTTCATTTGAAACTATTGGCAGCTGCTAGCAAGAATAAAAAGGTAGAAATGGTTCCAATGAAAGAGATACTAGAATTAACCGGATATATAAGAGGCGGTTGCTCACCTCTAGGTACGAAAAAAAATTACCCACTCTATATCGATGAATCAGCACTTACATTTAGTCTCATTAGTATTAGTGCGGGTAAAAGAGGATTACAAATTTTTATGAATGGCGCTGAATTAATTAATGTAAGTAATGCTATTCCTGTGTGCTTAACTATGTAG
- a CDS encoding GTP-binding protein, which translates to MSEKRVPVTVLSGYLGAGKTSILNHVLNNRDGLRVAVIVNDLSEVNIDADLIKNGGGISRTDEKVVEMSNGCICCTLREDLLVEVERLVNEERYDYILIESTGIGEPLPVAQTFTYVDEENDIDLSAICRLDTMVTVVDANRFWHDFSSGESLLERGHAVDGEDTREIVDLLIDQIEFCDVLILNKYDMVNEEDLLQLEQVLRKLQPTAKFIRSSYGRIDPKEILHTGLFDFEKASQSAGWLQELQKPSHTPETEEYGISSFVYRRRIPFHPERLYKWLENWPEDVVRAKGFLWVATRNDIALTISQAGPSIQLESAGYWVSALPEEEKQLTLAEDPEWVETWDPQFGDRVNEIVCIGIGLDQGDIIRSLDACLLTNEEMNADWNSFTDPLPTSDVIVETLVT; encoded by the coding sequence ATGAGTGAAAAACGAGTTCCTGTGACTGTTTTAAGTGGTTATCTTGGAGCTGGAAAGACTTCCATCTTGAATCACGTCTTAAACAATAGAGATGGTCTTCGAGTAGCAGTCATTGTAAATGATCTGAGCGAGGTTAATATCGATGCAGATCTAATCAAGAATGGGGGAGGTATTTCTAGAACTGATGAGAAGGTTGTTGAGATGTCTAATGGCTGTATTTGCTGTACCTTGCGTGAAGATCTGTTAGTAGAAGTAGAGCGGTTAGTGAACGAAGAGCGTTATGATTATATCCTGATTGAGTCAACCGGAATAGGTGAGCCGCTACCAGTAGCGCAAACCTTTACTTATGTAGACGAAGAGAATGACATAGATCTTTCTGCTATTTGTCGGTTAGATACAATGGTTACGGTAGTAGATGCTAACCGTTTTTGGCATGACTTTTCTTCAGGAGAAAGTCTTTTGGAGCGTGGTCATGCAGTGGATGGAGAAGACACGCGTGAGATCGTTGATTTGTTGATTGACCAAATTGAGTTTTGTGATGTTTTAATTCTAAATAAATATGACATGGTCAATGAAGAAGATTTACTGCAATTGGAGCAGGTTCTTCGTAAGCTTCAGCCAACGGCAAAATTCATTCGTAGTTCTTACGGGAGGATTGATCCGAAAGAGATTCTTCATACAGGGCTCTTTGATTTTGAAAAAGCTAGTCAGTCTGCTGGTTGGTTACAAGAATTGCAAAAGCCAAGTCATACTCCAGAGACAGAAGAATACGGGATATCCTCTTTTGTGTATCGCCGAAGAATTCCGTTTCATCCTGAGAGATTATATAAATGGCTAGAAAATTGGCCTGAGGATGTGGTGAGAGCAAAAGGCTTCCTATGGGTTGCTACACGTAACGATATAGCTTTAACCATTAGTCAAGCAGGTCCGTCTATTCAATTGGAGTCAGCAGGTTATTGGGTGTCTGCTCTACCAGAAGAAGAGAAGCAGCTAACACTAGCGGAAGACCCTGAATGGGTAGAAACTTGGGACCCTCAATTCGGGGATCGTGTAAATGAAATTGTATGTATCGGGATTGGGTTAGATCAAGGTGATATTATCCGTTCTTTAGATGCTTGTCTTTTAACGAACGAAGAGATGAATGCAGATTGGAATTCCTTCACAGACCCGTTACCAACAAGTGATGTTATTGTTGAAACACTAGTAACTTAG
- a CDS encoding polysaccharide deacetylase family protein — MKANWIIPLFVLIICSSCTQYKNNSLPPKSEGIKNSTIQSSRTPNLMDGGEGIIRNPHPLTLADLREKYKSTFLLRGSASKREVALTFDDAPDDCFTPQILDILKQEGVRATFFVVGNRVEAHPEIMQRMVKEGHVLGNHSYNHPNFPTLSDADFRDQVIKTDELIRSFTGYKPTFIRPPYGSISEDQILWLASEHKKIINWDVDSLDWKGLSAEQVKTNILAQVQPGSIVLQHSGGGIGEDLSGTVHALPEIIKKLRNDGVKLVTIPELLDLPAG; from the coding sequence ATGAAAGCAAATTGGATAATCCCTTTATTCGTATTGATAATATGCTCCAGCTGTACTCAATATAAAAACAACTCACTACCGCCTAAGTCGGAAGGAATAAAAAACAGCACTATACAATCCTCCCGTACGCCAAATTTAATGGACGGTGGAGAAGGGATCATACGTAATCCCCATCCATTAACGCTAGCGGATTTACGTGAAAAATACAAAAGCACCTTTTTGCTTAGGGGATCAGCGTCGAAACGCGAAGTCGCCTTAACCTTCGACGACGCACCAGATGACTGTTTTACCCCTCAGATTCTCGATATTTTGAAACAAGAGGGCGTAAGAGCGACGTTTTTCGTGGTGGGAAATCGGGTCGAAGCCCACCCCGAAATCATGCAAAGAATGGTCAAGGAAGGCCATGTCCTGGGGAACCATTCATACAACCATCCGAATTTCCCCACATTAAGCGATGCAGATTTCCGGGATCAAGTCATCAAAACGGATGAATTGATTCGTTCCTTTACAGGATATAAGCCAACGTTCATCAGACCTCCGTATGGAAGTATAAGCGAAGACCAAATTCTATGGTTGGCAAGCGAGCACAAAAAAATAATAAACTGGGATGTCGATTCGTTGGATTGGAAGGGATTAAGTGCTGAGCAGGTCAAAACCAATATTCTAGCACAGGTACAACCGGGGTCTATTGTCCTGCAACACTCGGGTGGAGGGATCGGAGAAGATTTATCCGGCACGGTCCATGCACTACCCGAAATAATCAAGAAACTTAGAAATGACGGCGTTAAGCTAGTCACGATCCCCGAGTTATTGGATCTCCCGGCTGGGTAA
- a CDS encoding ABC transporter ATP-binding protein — translation MGQRPILAVNNLNIVVATPHGVTQTVNDVSFEIEAGKVLGLVGESGSGKTMTCMSLLNLFPDKAKVVEGSIKFRNTNILTCSVEDMRKVRGSEIAFIMQNPMTAFNPVRTIGRHFIETIRTHLPITKQQARKMAVAYLEKMDLPNPENLLKQYPFQLSGGMLQRVMIAITMSLHPSILIADEPTTALDATNQLQILKQLDRVRKEYDTGILLVSHDLGVIAQLADEVAVMYGGYIVEKAPVLKLFNRPMHPYTRALLQSRLGLTRRKIKSVKRVSFSPPNLLNRENTCPFLERCEDADHTCANNKPELKEYEKDHLVRCVK, via the coding sequence ATGGGACAACGCCCCATTTTAGCTGTAAACAATTTGAATATAGTTGTAGCAACACCGCATGGGGTGACTCAGACTGTCAATGATGTAAGCTTTGAAATAGAGGCTGGGAAAGTGTTAGGTCTCGTCGGAGAGAGCGGATCAGGGAAAACGATGACGTGTATGTCTTTGTTAAATCTTTTCCCCGATAAGGCAAAGGTGGTAGAAGGGAGCATCAAGTTTAGAAATACAAACATTTTAACTTGTTCAGTAGAAGACATGAGAAAAGTGAGAGGTAGCGAAATCGCTTTCATAATGCAAAACCCTATGACCGCCTTTAATCCTGTAAGGACAATTGGGCGGCATTTTATTGAAACGATTAGAACTCATCTGCCTATCACGAAGCAACAAGCGCGGAAAATGGCTGTGGCGTATTTGGAAAAAATGGATTTGCCTAATCCAGAGAATCTATTGAAACAATATCCATTTCAGCTAAGCGGCGGGATGCTGCAGCGAGTAATGATTGCGATCACGATGTCTTTACATCCATCTATCCTTATTGCCGATGAGCCCACGACTGCACTCGATGCGACAAATCAACTCCAGATTTTGAAACAGTTGGATAGGGTAAGAAAAGAATACGATACAGGTATTTTATTAGTTTCACACGATCTAGGGGTAATTGCTCAGTTGGCTGACGAAGTGGCTGTAATGTATGGCGGGTATATCGTTGAGAAGGCACCAGTGTTGAAGTTATTCAATCGCCCGATGCATCCGTATACCCGAGCCTTGTTACAATCCAGACTTGGATTAACGAGAAGAAAGATAAAGAGTGTAAAACGTGTCAGCTTTTCCCCTCCCAATCTACTAAATAGAGAAAATACTTGTCCATTTTTAGAACGATGCGAGGATGCAGATCACACTTGTGCAAATAACAAACCTGAATTGAAGGAGTATGAAAAAGATCATCTAGTACGATGTGTAAAATGA
- the nikE gene encoding nickel import ATP-binding protein NikE: protein MSLLELKDIKKTYLLGNSVWRKRKTVEAVKSVSLTLEEGVCLGLVGESGSGKSTLGKIILGLEKPDQGEVWFQGKNLYRLKAKELKELRRDLQVVFQDCYSAVNPRLTIGEIIAEPLRNFERLTATQEIKKVQGLLETVGLYSEDMYKYPHQFSGGQLQRINIARAIALRPKLIILDEAVSALDALVQVQILHLLAELKEEFQLSYLFISHDLQAINYIADRIGVMYKGEIVEWLDDMEQLERLEHPVSKKLVSSVLHPYPGFCDA, encoded by the coding sequence GTGAGTCTGCTTGAGTTGAAAGATATAAAGAAAACATACTTGCTTGGAAACTCTGTTTGGAGGAAGCGTAAAACGGTTGAGGCTGTTAAAAGTGTCTCTCTAACTCTGGAAGAAGGGGTATGTTTAGGACTTGTTGGAGAAAGCGGGTCAGGCAAGAGTACTCTTGGTAAAATTATTCTGGGACTTGAAAAACCCGATCAGGGAGAAGTATGGTTTCAGGGGAAGAATCTGTATCGTTTAAAAGCAAAAGAATTAAAGGAGTTACGGCGAGATTTGCAAGTTGTCTTTCAGGATTGTTATAGCGCTGTAAACCCAAGACTAACGATAGGAGAGATTATCGCTGAGCCGTTAAGAAATTTCGAAAGGCTCACGGCGACCCAAGAGATAAAGAAAGTACAGGGTCTTTTGGAGACCGTTGGGTTATATTCGGAAGATATGTATAAATACCCTCACCAGTTCAGTGGAGGGCAATTACAGAGAATAAATATCGCTAGAGCTATTGCATTAAGACCAAAGTTAATCATACTTGATGAGGCTGTAAGTGCTTTAGACGCTCTTGTACAAGTACAAATATTACATCTTTTGGCAGAATTAAAAGAGGAGTTTCAGCTTTCGTATCTCTTTATTTCCCATGATTTACAGGCGATAAATTACATCGCAGACCGTATAGGGGTAATGTATAAGGGTGAGATTGTTGAATGGTTAGATGATATGGAACAGCTTGAACGATTAGAACATCCTGTTTCTAAAAAATTAGTATCTTCCGTGTTACATCCATATCCGGGATTTTGTGACGCGTAA
- the nikA gene encoding nickel ABC transporter, nickel/metallophore periplasmic binding protein has product MFIKRSKLVPFFVGLLVILTFVITGCSTTAKDQENISNKDKSKVLTFSWSGDIGDLNPHTYFPNQWFSQAMVYESLVYYGEGGELKPWLAKSWDVSKDGKEYVFHLREDVTFSDGSPFNASIVKKNFDTVLANAPQHEWMALINQIKNTEAVDEFTFKLTLHKPYYPTLQELTYIRPLRFVGEAAFPDSQNTFGDGLKSPIGTGPWVLSKYKKNEEAVFTRNEKYWGTKPKVDKVVVKVIPDGESRVLAFEKKEIDLIFGNGVISQDSFQFLKESGKYETKLSEPTATRALLFNTNKALKDLKLRLAIQHAFNKQAVIDHIFYGTEKKADTLFAPTLPYTKINVKPYEYNAEEAKQLLDEAGWKQVNGKPFREKDGKTLQLELMFISSDNIQKAIAEYAQGDFRKLGIDIKLTSKEEENFWATANQGSFDLLFTASWGVPFDPHSYLSAITTTSEGGSPDYKALLGLPVKKELDGKIKEVLVSTDEANRKMLYKDILTTLHEQAAYLPISYQSNVAVYHKNISGVNFLPQDYEVPFTSIDVK; this is encoded by the coding sequence ATGTTTATAAAACGGTCTAAATTAGTCCCTTTTTTTGTTGGACTGCTAGTGATTCTAACATTCGTTATCACTGGTTGTAGCACCACAGCAAAAGATCAAGAAAATATATCAAATAAAGATAAATCAAAAGTTCTTACGTTTTCCTGGTCCGGAGATATTGGCGACTTAAATCCTCATACATATTTTCCGAATCAATGGTTTTCGCAGGCTATGGTATATGAATCTCTTGTTTACTACGGTGAAGGCGGAGAACTTAAACCCTGGTTGGCCAAAAGTTGGGATGTATCGAAAGATGGAAAAGAATATGTGTTCCATCTGAGGGAAGATGTTACATTTTCAGATGGTTCACCATTTAATGCTTCAATCGTCAAGAAAAACTTTGATACCGTTTTAGCTAATGCCCCACAACATGAATGGATGGCATTAATAAACCAAATTAAAAACACAGAGGCAGTGGATGAATTTACATTTAAACTGACTTTGCACAAGCCATATTACCCAACTCTTCAAGAACTCACTTACATCAGACCTTTAAGATTCGTAGGGGAAGCTGCTTTTCCTGACAGTCAAAACACATTTGGTGACGGACTCAAGTCTCCGATTGGCACAGGTCCGTGGGTACTAAGCAAATATAAGAAAAATGAAGAGGCTGTATTTACAAGAAACGAAAAGTATTGGGGAACGAAACCGAAAGTAGACAAGGTGGTTGTTAAAGTCATTCCTGACGGTGAGTCTAGAGTCTTAGCTTTTGAGAAAAAGGAAATCGATCTTATTTTTGGTAACGGGGTCATTAGCCAAGATTCATTCCAGTTTCTAAAGGAATCAGGAAAATATGAAACCAAATTATCAGAACCTACTGCTACAAGGGCGCTGCTTTTTAATACGAACAAAGCGCTCAAAGACCTCAAATTACGGTTAGCTATCCAACATGCTTTTAATAAACAGGCTGTAATCGATCATATCTTTTACGGGACGGAAAAAAAGGCTGACACTTTGTTTGCACCTACTCTTCCTTACACAAAGATTAATGTAAAGCCGTATGAATACAATGCAGAAGAAGCGAAACAGTTATTGGATGAAGCAGGTTGGAAACAAGTAAACGGAAAACCATTCCGAGAGAAGGATGGAAAAACATTACAACTAGAATTGATGTTTATTAGTTCAGACAACATCCAAAAGGCGATCGCGGAATATGCTCAAGGTGATTTTAGAAAACTGGGGATAGATATTAAGTTGACTAGTAAGGAAGAAGAGAATTTTTGGGCAACGGCGAATCAAGGAAGTTTTGATTTATTATTTACGGCAAGCTGGGGTGTCCCGTTTGATCCACATTCCTATTTATCTGCAATAACGACAACTTCGGAAGGTGGAAGTCCGGATTACAAAGCTCTATTAGGGCTACCAGTAAAGAAAGAATTAGATGGAAAAATCAAGGAAGTATTAGTAAGTACAGACGAAGCAAATAGAAAAATGTTATATAAAGATATTTTAACTACATTGCACGAACAAGCTGCTTACTTACCAATATCTTATCAGTCTAATGTAGCGGTTTATCATAAAAATATTAGCGGAGTTAATTTCTTGCCTCAAGATTACGAGGTACCTTTCACTTCCATTGATGTTAAGTGA
- the mmgD gene encoding citrate synthase encodes MNDLDKFSPGLDGVVATETSISFLDTIQGEIVIRGYDLIELSKTYSYVDIIHLLLEGRLPDEEEKKALENSMNQRYELPATVFEVLKLLPEQTHAMDALRTGLSVLGGYDDAIDDRSLLVNKERAYQLLGQIPSIVANSHRILTKNAPIHPDKNLPYSANFFYMITGKKPSPMEEKIFDLSLLLYSEHEMPNSTFTARVIASTQSDLYGALTGAVASLKGNLHGGANEAVMHLLLEAGTIPNFEELLKIKLSRKEKIMGFGHRVYMKKMDPRATMMKEALKHLSDIKQDYLLYRMCEAGERIMEREKGLYPNLDYYAAPVYWMLGIPIPLYTPIFFAARTVGICTHVLEQHAQNRLFRPRVKYIGERHVL; translated from the coding sequence ATGAACGATCTTGATAAATTTTCTCCTGGACTGGACGGTGTTGTGGCTACAGAAACAAGTATTTCCTTTCTTGATACCATACAAGGGGAAATCGTTATTCGGGGTTACGATCTTATTGAGCTATCCAAAACCTATAGTTATGTGGATATTATTCATCTTTTACTTGAGGGCAGGCTTCCAGATGAGGAAGAAAAAAAAGCTCTCGAAAATAGCATGAATCAACGATATGAACTACCCGCTACGGTATTTGAGGTTTTAAAGCTTTTACCTGAGCAAACTCATGCTATGGATGCTCTACGAACAGGCCTCTCTGTTCTTGGAGGATATGATGATGCGATTGATGATCGCTCATTGCTTGTTAATAAAGAGCGTGCGTATCAATTGTTGGGGCAGATTCCTAGTATCGTGGCAAATAGTCACCGGATTCTTACAAAGAATGCCCCCATACATCCAGATAAGAATCTACCCTATAGTGCTAACTTTTTCTATATGATTACTGGGAAAAAGCCGTCCCCGATGGAAGAAAAAATATTTGATCTTTCTCTCCTATTGTACAGTGAGCATGAAATGCCAAACTCTACGTTTACGGCAAGGGTCATTGCTTCCACACAATCGGATTTGTACGGAGCATTGACGGGAGCTGTTGCTTCCTTAAAGGGGAACCTTCATGGAGGGGCTAATGAAGCTGTCATGCATTTGCTGCTGGAAGCGGGAACAATTCCAAATTTCGAGGAGTTACTGAAAATAAAGCTGTCGAGAAAAGAAAAGATAATGGGATTTGGTCACCGGGTATATATGAAAAAAATGGACCCTAGAGCGACAATGATGAAAGAGGCATTAAAGCACCTAAGTGATATAAAACAGGACTATCTTCTGTACCGCATGTGTGAAGCGGGAGAAAGAATCATGGAAAGGGAAAAAGGCCTGTATCCGAATCTGGATTATTATGCAGCCCCTGTGTATTGGATGCTTGGTATTCCGATTCCATTGTATACTCCCATTTTTTTCGCTGCGCGAACCGTAGGAATTTGCACACATGTTCTTGAACAGCACGCACAAAATCGTCTATTTCGACCACGTGTAAAATATATAGGCGAGCGGCATGTTCTTTGA